In the genome of Populus trichocarpa isolate Nisqually-1 chromosome 6, P.trichocarpa_v4.1, whole genome shotgun sequence, one region contains:
- the LOC7484678 gene encoding NAC domain-containing protein 75 isoform X1, with the protein MTTKSNMASISSSNLIDAKLEEHQLCGSKQCPGCGHKLEGKPDWLGLPAGVKFDPTDQELIEHLEAKVEAKDMRSHPLIDEFIPTIEGEDGICYTHPEKLPGVTRDGLSRHFFHRPSKAYTTGTRKRRKIQTECDLQGGETRWHKTGKTRPVMVNGKQKGCKKILVLYTNFGKNRRPEKTNWVMHQYHLGQHEEEKEGELVVSKIFYQTQPRQCNYTDRSATLGEGSGDPSSRRDSGSGSCSSKEIIPQRDEISGTGPVAASISSCTALDIHQLKSDHFGFTPFRKSFDEVGIREASVAREASASGTCDEIQEQHQRPHHVAHDPHQQQQLQHHHHHQTVHHQIATAAFHISRPSHPISTIISPSPLHHTSIILDEDPYHVSRLMLQNEIQQQQHQQQQQHHKLGGRSASGLEELIMGCTSTDVKEESPITNPQEAEWLKYSSFWPDPDNQDHHG; encoded by the exons ATGACTACTAAGAGTAATATGGCTTCCATCAGCAGCTCTAATCTCATCGATGCAAAGCTTGAAGAGCATCAGTTGTGTGGATCCAAGCAGTGCCCTGGGTGTGGACACAAGCTGGAAGGAAAGCCG GATTGGTTAGGTCTACCAGCAGGAGTGAAATTTGATCCAACAGACCAAGAGCTTATAGAACACCTTGAAGCGAAGGTAGAGGCCAAAGACATGAGGTCTCACCCTCTGATAGATGAGTTTATCCCTACAATCGAAGGGGAAGATGGGATTTGTTATACCCATCCTGAGAAACTTCCAG GAGTCACAAGAGATGGGCTAAGCAGGCATTTCTTCCACAGACCTTCAAAAGCTTACACAACTGgaacaagaaagagaagaaaaattcaaaccgaATGTGACTTGCAAGGTGGAGAAACTAGGTGGCACAAAACAGGCAAGACAAGGCCAGTCATGGTGAATGGGAAACAAAAAGGGTGCAAGAAAATCCTAGTCCTCTACaccaattttggaaaaaatcgaAGACCCGAAAAGACTAATTGGGTCATGCATCAGTACCACCTTGGTCAgcatgaagaagagaaagaaggagaGCTTGTGGTTTCTAAGATATTCTATCAGACACAGCCAAGGCAATGCAATTACACTGATAGAAGTGCAACCCTTGGTGAAGGAAGCGGCGACCCTAGCAGCAGAAGAGACAGTGGTAGTGGGAGTTGTTCTTCTAAAGAAATAATTCCTCAAAGAGACGAAATCTCAGGAACTGGGCCAGTTGCTGCGTCAATATCAAGTTGCACTGCCTTGGATATTCATCAATTGAAATCTGATCATTTTGGCTTTACTCCATTCAGGAAGAGCTTCGATGAg GTGGGGATAAGAGAGGCTTCAGTAGCAAGGGAAGCCTCGGCGTCAGGCACATGCGATGAGATTCAGGAGCAGCATCAGAGGCCACATCATGTGGCCCATGATCCCCATCAACAACAGCAGCtgcagcaccaccaccaccaccagacGGTGCATCACCAGATTGCGACGGCGGCCTTCCACATCAGCAGGCCTTCCCATCCGATCTCCACCATCATCTCTCCATCTCCCCTCCACCACACCTCCATCATTCTTGATGAGGACCCATATCATGTATCCAGACTAATGCTTCAAAACGAAATCCAG CAACAGCAGCaccaacagcagcagcagcatcatAAACTTGGAGGGAGGTCTGCATCTGGTTTGGAGGAACTCATAATGGGTTGCACTTCAACTGATGTAAAAGAA GAGTCACCCATTACAAACCCGCAAGAGGCAGAGTGGTTGAAGTACTCTTCCTTCTGGCCAGACCCTGACAACCAGGATCATCATGGGTAG
- the LOC7484678 gene encoding NAC domain-containing protein 75 isoform X2, with the protein MTTKSNMASISSSNLIDAKLEEHQLCGSKQCPGCGHKLEGKPDWLGLPAGVKFDPTDQELIEHLEAKVEAKDMRSHPLIDEFIPTIEGEDGICYTHPEKLPGVTRDGLSRHFFHRPSKAYTTGTRKRRKIQTECDLQGGETRWHKTGKTRPVMVNGKQKGCKKILVLYTNFGKNRRPEKTNWVMHQYHLGQHEEEKEGELVVSKIFYQTQPRQCNYTDRSATLGEGSGDPSSRRDSGSGSCSSKEIIPQRDEISGTGPVAASISSCTALDIHQLKSDHFGFTPFRKSFDEVGIREASVAREASASGTCDEIQEQHQRPHHVAHDPHQQQQLQHHHHHQTVHHQIATAAFHISRPSHPISTIISPSPLHHTSIILDEDPYHVSRLMLQNEIQQQQHQQQQQHHKLGGRSASGLEELIMGCTSTDVKEARAAPFLLLSNEDE; encoded by the exons ATGACTACTAAGAGTAATATGGCTTCCATCAGCAGCTCTAATCTCATCGATGCAAAGCTTGAAGAGCATCAGTTGTGTGGATCCAAGCAGTGCCCTGGGTGTGGACACAAGCTGGAAGGAAAGCCG GATTGGTTAGGTCTACCAGCAGGAGTGAAATTTGATCCAACAGACCAAGAGCTTATAGAACACCTTGAAGCGAAGGTAGAGGCCAAAGACATGAGGTCTCACCCTCTGATAGATGAGTTTATCCCTACAATCGAAGGGGAAGATGGGATTTGTTATACCCATCCTGAGAAACTTCCAG GAGTCACAAGAGATGGGCTAAGCAGGCATTTCTTCCACAGACCTTCAAAAGCTTACACAACTGgaacaagaaagagaagaaaaattcaaaccgaATGTGACTTGCAAGGTGGAGAAACTAGGTGGCACAAAACAGGCAAGACAAGGCCAGTCATGGTGAATGGGAAACAAAAAGGGTGCAAGAAAATCCTAGTCCTCTACaccaattttggaaaaaatcgaAGACCCGAAAAGACTAATTGGGTCATGCATCAGTACCACCTTGGTCAgcatgaagaagagaaagaaggagaGCTTGTGGTTTCTAAGATATTCTATCAGACACAGCCAAGGCAATGCAATTACACTGATAGAAGTGCAACCCTTGGTGAAGGAAGCGGCGACCCTAGCAGCAGAAGAGACAGTGGTAGTGGGAGTTGTTCTTCTAAAGAAATAATTCCTCAAAGAGACGAAATCTCAGGAACTGGGCCAGTTGCTGCGTCAATATCAAGTTGCACTGCCTTGGATATTCATCAATTGAAATCTGATCATTTTGGCTTTACTCCATTCAGGAAGAGCTTCGATGAg GTGGGGATAAGAGAGGCTTCAGTAGCAAGGGAAGCCTCGGCGTCAGGCACATGCGATGAGATTCAGGAGCAGCATCAGAGGCCACATCATGTGGCCCATGATCCCCATCAACAACAGCAGCtgcagcaccaccaccaccaccagacGGTGCATCACCAGATTGCGACGGCGGCCTTCCACATCAGCAGGCCTTCCCATCCGATCTCCACCATCATCTCTCCATCTCCCCTCCACCACACCTCCATCATTCTTGATGAGGACCCATATCATGTATCCAGACTAATGCTTCAAAACGAAATCCAG CAACAGCAGCaccaacagcagcagcagcatcatAAACTTGGAGGGAGGTCTGCATCTGGTTTGGAGGAACTCATAATGGGTTGCACTTCAACTGATGTAAAAGAA GCAAGGGCTGCAcctttccttctcctctcaAATGAGGATGAGTGA
- the LOC7484678 gene encoding NAC domain-containing protein 75 isoform X3: MTTKSNMASISSSNLIDAKLEEHQLCGSKQCPGCGHKLEGKPDWLGLPAGVKFDPTDQELIEHLEAKVEAKDMRSHPLIDEFIPTIEGEDGICYTHPEKLPGVTRDGLSRHFFHRPSKAYTTGTRKRRKIQTECDLQGGETRWHKTGKTRPVMVNGKQKGCKKILVLYTNFGKNRRPEKTNWVMHQYHLGQHEEEKEGELVVSKIFYQTQPRQCNYTDRSATLGEGSGDPSSRRDSGSGSCSSKEIIPQRDEISGTGPVAASISSCTALDIHQLKSDHFGFTPFRKSFDEVGIREASVAREASASGTCDEIQEQHQRPHHVAHDPHQQQQLQHHHHHQTVHHQIATAAFHISRPSHPISTIISPSPLHHTSIILDEDPYHVSRLMLQNEIQYQTSPHWNMKF, from the exons ATGACTACTAAGAGTAATATGGCTTCCATCAGCAGCTCTAATCTCATCGATGCAAAGCTTGAAGAGCATCAGTTGTGTGGATCCAAGCAGTGCCCTGGGTGTGGACACAAGCTGGAAGGAAAGCCG GATTGGTTAGGTCTACCAGCAGGAGTGAAATTTGATCCAACAGACCAAGAGCTTATAGAACACCTTGAAGCGAAGGTAGAGGCCAAAGACATGAGGTCTCACCCTCTGATAGATGAGTTTATCCCTACAATCGAAGGGGAAGATGGGATTTGTTATACCCATCCTGAGAAACTTCCAG GAGTCACAAGAGATGGGCTAAGCAGGCATTTCTTCCACAGACCTTCAAAAGCTTACACAACTGgaacaagaaagagaagaaaaattcaaaccgaATGTGACTTGCAAGGTGGAGAAACTAGGTGGCACAAAACAGGCAAGACAAGGCCAGTCATGGTGAATGGGAAACAAAAAGGGTGCAAGAAAATCCTAGTCCTCTACaccaattttggaaaaaatcgaAGACCCGAAAAGACTAATTGGGTCATGCATCAGTACCACCTTGGTCAgcatgaagaagagaaagaaggagaGCTTGTGGTTTCTAAGATATTCTATCAGACACAGCCAAGGCAATGCAATTACACTGATAGAAGTGCAACCCTTGGTGAAGGAAGCGGCGACCCTAGCAGCAGAAGAGACAGTGGTAGTGGGAGTTGTTCTTCTAAAGAAATAATTCCTCAAAGAGACGAAATCTCAGGAACTGGGCCAGTTGCTGCGTCAATATCAAGTTGCACTGCCTTGGATATTCATCAATTGAAATCTGATCATTTTGGCTTTACTCCATTCAGGAAGAGCTTCGATGAg GTGGGGATAAGAGAGGCTTCAGTAGCAAGGGAAGCCTCGGCGTCAGGCACATGCGATGAGATTCAGGAGCAGCATCAGAGGCCACATCATGTGGCCCATGATCCCCATCAACAACAGCAGCtgcagcaccaccaccaccaccagacGGTGCATCACCAGATTGCGACGGCGGCCTTCCACATCAGCAGGCCTTCCCATCCGATCTCCACCATCATCTCTCCATCTCCCCTCCACCACACCTCCATCATTCTTGATGAGGACCCATATCATGTATCCAGACTAATGCTTCAAAACGAAATCCAG TACCAAACTTCTCCGCACTGGAACATGAAATTTTAA